One Chaetodon trifascialis isolate fChaTrf1 chromosome 21, fChaTrf1.hap1, whole genome shotgun sequence genomic window carries:
- the rhbdf1b gene encoding inactive rhomboid protein 1 isoform X3 — protein MDKPGSRSSSLQRKKPPWLKLDIPTIQLTPDDTPTLTQPVKRLRSVSMPGENPQACIAALETSNNYLRPPLERLPSFTQSIKRGTADWFGVSKDSDSTQRWRRKSLQHCSHLYGGLKAQVMREMELHSQDNLSLASTETPPPLYLPPHHPSHHHYGMQRIVDPLARGRAFRMVEDADGFSVPQTPITPGTASLCSFSSSRSALNRLPRRRKRESVAVMSFKAAAALMKGRTLGDSTAGRCRRRSFMPPGFFEDDTVDFPDDLDTSFFTRDGLQDELSSYADEVFETPSEAALKQLDESELTGSALDKNELERSHLMLPLERGWRKAKDASLVQPKVRLRQEVVSVNSHQQRGQRIVVPVKKLFAREKRPYGLGMVGRLTNRTYRKRIDSFVKRQIEDMDDHRPFFTYWITFVHLLITILAVAIYGIAPVGFSQHETVDSVLRNKGVYENVKFVQQQNFWVGPSSEALIHLGAKFSPCMRQDQEIHKLIQEKRARERESGCCVRNDRSGCLQTLQEECSSTLAVWVKWPQHPSAPYLNGTLRQHGSVCHQDPRICLEPASVSPHEWSDDITRWPVCTRYNSGNHTNLPHIDCTITGRPCCIGTKGRCEITSREYCDFMHGYFHEEATLCSQVACMDDVCGLLPFLNPEIPDQFSRLWLSLFLHAGILHCLVSVFFQMTVLRDIEKLAGWLRISIIYMLSGITGNLASSIFLPYRAEVGPAGSQFGILACLFVELFQSWQILERPWRAFAKLLAISVFFFSFGLLPWIDNFAHVCGFVSGFFLSFAFLPYISFGRSDMYRKRVQICVFLLIFLGLLSALAVLFYVYPVKCDWCEYLTCIPITDKFCEKYDLNAHLL, from the exons ATGGATAAGCCgggcagcaggagcagcagcctgcagaggaaaaagcCGCCATGGCTCAAACTGGACATCCCGACCATCCAGCTGACGCCGGACGACACGCCCACGCTCACCCAG cCGGTGAAGCGCCTGCGCAGTGTCAGCATGCCGGGGGAAAACCCTCAGGCCTGCATTGCTGCCTTGGAAACTTCCAACAACTACCTCAGACCTCCTCTGGAGAGACTGCCCTCCTTCACACAGTCCATCAagag GGGTACGGCTGACTGGTTCGGGGTCAGCAAAGACAGCGACAGCACCCagcgatggaggaggaagagcctgcagcactgcagccatCTGTACGGGGGTCTCAAGGCGCAGGTGATGCGGGAGATGGAGCTTCACAGCCAGGACAACCTCTCCCTGGCCAGCACTGAGACCCCTCCACCCCTATACCTCCCACCCCACCACCCCAGTCACCACCACTATGGCATGCAGCGG atcGTAGACCCCCTGGCCCGGGGTCGTGCCTTCCGCATGGTGGAAGACGCAGACGGCTTCAGTGTCCCGCAAACTCCCATCACGCCCGGCAccgcctccctctgctccttttCCAGCTCCCGCTCCGCCCTAAACCGGCTGCCACGAAGGCGCAAACGGGAGTCTGTCGCAGTCATGAgtttcaaagctgcagcagcgctAATGaag gGCCGAACGTTAGGCGACAGCACCGCCGGGCGATGTCGCAGGCGGAGCTTCATGCCTCCTGGTTTCTTTGAAGACGACACTGTGGACTTCCCTGACGATCTGGACACTTCCTTCTTCACCAGA GACGGCCTGCAGGACGAGTTGTCCAGCTATGCCGACGAGGTTTTTGAGACACCGTCAGAGGCAGCCCTCAAACAGCTGGACGAGAGCGAGCTCACAGGAAGTGCGCTGGACAAGAATGAACTGGAGAGGAGTCACCTCATGCT GCCTTTAGAGCGAGGGTGGAGGAAGGCAAAAGATGCCTCTCTGGTCCAACCCAAGGTGCGCCTGAGGCAGGAAGTGGTGAGTGTCAACAGCCATCAGCAGCGGGGACAAAGGATCGTGGTTCCCGTCAAGAAGCTGTTTGCCAGAGAGAAGAGGCCCTACGGGCTCGGCATGGTCGGCCGCCTCACAAACCGGACATACCGCAAGCGCATTGACAGCTTTGTCAAAAGGCAGATTGAGGACATGGATGATCACAG GCCTTTTTTTACCTACTGGATAACATTTGTCCATTTGCTCATCACCATTCTGGCGGTCGCTATCTACGGCATTGCCCCCGTGGGCTTCTCACAACATGAAACTGTCGACTCC GTGCTGAGGAACAAAGGAGTTTATGAAAATGTTAAGTTCGTACAACAGCAAAACTTCTGGGTGGGTCCAAGCTCG GAGGCGCTGATACACCTGGGAGCCAAGTTTTCCCCTTGCATGCGTCAAGACCAAGAGATCCACAAACTGATCCAGGagaagagagcgagggagagagagtccGGCTGCTGCGTGAGGAACGATCGCTCCGGCTGCCTGCAGACGCTACAGGAGGAGTGTTCG AGTACCCTGGCAGTGTGGGTGAAGTGGCCTCAGCACCCCAGTGCTCCCTATCTGAACGGTACACTACGCCAACATGGTTCAGTCTGCCACCAGGACCCCAG AATTTGTCTGGAGCCAGCCTCCGTTTCACCTCACGAGTggtctgatgacatcaccaggtGGCCA GTTTGTACAAGGTACAACTCTGGGAATCACACAAACCTCCCCCACATAGACTGCACCATCACAGGCCGGCCCTGCTGCATCGGAACCAAAGGACG ATGTGAAATAACTTCACGAGAGTACTGTGACTTCATGCACGGCTACTTCCACGAGGAGGCCACCCTCTGCTCACAG gtGGCCTGCATGGACGACGTGTGTGGTTTGCTGCCTTTCCTCAACCCAGAGATCCCAGACCAGTTCTCCAGACTCTGGCTGTCCCTCTTTCTTCATGCTGG gATACTGCACTGCCtggtgtcagtgtttttccagatGACGGTGCTGAGGGACATAGAGaagctggctggctggctgagaATCTCCATCATTTACATGCTAAGCGGCATCACAGGCAACTTGGCCTCATCCATTTTCCTGCCCTACAGAGCAGAG GTGGGTCCTGCAGGCAGCCAGTTCGGCATCCTGGCCTGTCTCTTTGTGGAGCTGTTTCAGAGCTGGCAGATCCTCGAGCGGCCGTGGCGGGCCTTTGCCAAGCTGCTTGCCAtctcagtcttcttcttctcctttggTTTGCTTCCCTGGATCGACAACTTTGCCCACGTCTGTGGTTTCGTGTCGGGATTCTTCCTGTCCTTCGCCTTCCTGCCATACATCAG cttCGGCCGTTCTGACATGTACCGAAAGCGGGTCCAGATTTGCGTCTTCCTCCTGATCTTCTTGGGTCTTCTGTCCGCTCTGGCTGTCCTCTTCTACGTCTACCCTGTGAAGTGTGACTGGTGCGAGTACCTCACCTGCATCCCCATCACAGACAAGTTCTGCGAGAAATACGACCTGAATGCACACCTCCTCTGA
- the rhbdf1b gene encoding inactive rhomboid protein 1 isoform X1 has protein sequence MDKPGSRSSSLQRKKPPWLKLDIPTIQLTPDDTPTLTQPVKRLRSVSMPGENPQACIAALETSNNYLRPPLERLPSFTQSIKSEKRVRFERVNTVPPKGQRGPRRVSAVRRRSCIPKILARRRSSIPKQIIRGTADWFGVSKDSDSTQRWRRKSLQHCSHLYGGLKAQVMREMELHSQDNLSLASTETPPPLYLPPHHPSHHHYGMQRIVDPLARGRAFRMVEDADGFSVPQTPITPGTASLCSFSSSRSALNRLPRRRKRESVAVMSFKAAAALMKGRTLGDSTAGRCRRRSFMPPGFFEDDTVDFPDDLDTSFFTRDGLQDELSSYADEVFETPSEAALKQLDESELTGSALDKNELERSHLMLPLERGWRKAKDASLVQPKVRLRQEVVSVNSHQQRGQRIVVPVKKLFAREKRPYGLGMVGRLTNRTYRKRIDSFVKRQIEDMDDHRPFFTYWITFVHLLITILAVAIYGIAPVGFSQHETVDSVLRNKGVYENVKFVQQQNFWVGPSSEALIHLGAKFSPCMRQDQEIHKLIQEKRARERESGCCVRNDRSGCLQTLQEECSSTLAVWVKWPQHPSAPYLNGTLRQHGSVCHQDPRICLEPASVSPHEWSDDITRWPVCTRYNSGNHTNLPHIDCTITGRPCCIGTKGRCEITSREYCDFMHGYFHEEATLCSQVACMDDVCGLLPFLNPEIPDQFSRLWLSLFLHAGILHCLVSVFFQMTVLRDIEKLAGWLRISIIYMLSGITGNLASSIFLPYRAEVGPAGSQFGILACLFVELFQSWQILERPWRAFAKLLAISVFFFSFGLLPWIDNFAHVCGFVSGFFLSFAFLPYISFGRSDMYRKRVQICVFLLIFLGLLSALAVLFYVYPVKCDWCEYLTCIPITDKFCEKYDLNAHLL, from the exons ATGGATAAGCCgggcagcaggagcagcagcctgcagaggaaaaagcCGCCATGGCTCAAACTGGACATCCCGACCATCCAGCTGACGCCGGACGACACGCCCACGCTCACCCAG cCGGTGAAGCGCCTGCGCAGTGTCAGCATGCCGGGGGAAAACCCTCAGGCCTGCATTGCTGCCTTGGAAACTTCCAACAACTACCTCAGACCTCCTCTGGAGAGACTGCCCTCCTTCACACAGTCCATCAagag TGAGAAAAGGGTGCGCTTTGAGCGGGTCAACACGGTTCCCCCAAAGGGCCAGAGGGGCCCCAGGAGGGTGTCGGCTGTTCGAAGGCGGTCCTGCATCCCCAAAATATTGGCACGACGGCGCTCATCTATACCCAAACAGATCATCAG GGGTACGGCTGACTGGTTCGGGGTCAGCAAAGACAGCGACAGCACCCagcgatggaggaggaagagcctgcagcactgcagccatCTGTACGGGGGTCTCAAGGCGCAGGTGATGCGGGAGATGGAGCTTCACAGCCAGGACAACCTCTCCCTGGCCAGCACTGAGACCCCTCCACCCCTATACCTCCCACCCCACCACCCCAGTCACCACCACTATGGCATGCAGCGG atcGTAGACCCCCTGGCCCGGGGTCGTGCCTTCCGCATGGTGGAAGACGCAGACGGCTTCAGTGTCCCGCAAACTCCCATCACGCCCGGCAccgcctccctctgctccttttCCAGCTCCCGCTCCGCCCTAAACCGGCTGCCACGAAGGCGCAAACGGGAGTCTGTCGCAGTCATGAgtttcaaagctgcagcagcgctAATGaag gGCCGAACGTTAGGCGACAGCACCGCCGGGCGATGTCGCAGGCGGAGCTTCATGCCTCCTGGTTTCTTTGAAGACGACACTGTGGACTTCCCTGACGATCTGGACACTTCCTTCTTCACCAGA GACGGCCTGCAGGACGAGTTGTCCAGCTATGCCGACGAGGTTTTTGAGACACCGTCAGAGGCAGCCCTCAAACAGCTGGACGAGAGCGAGCTCACAGGAAGTGCGCTGGACAAGAATGAACTGGAGAGGAGTCACCTCATGCT GCCTTTAGAGCGAGGGTGGAGGAAGGCAAAAGATGCCTCTCTGGTCCAACCCAAGGTGCGCCTGAGGCAGGAAGTGGTGAGTGTCAACAGCCATCAGCAGCGGGGACAAAGGATCGTGGTTCCCGTCAAGAAGCTGTTTGCCAGAGAGAAGAGGCCCTACGGGCTCGGCATGGTCGGCCGCCTCACAAACCGGACATACCGCAAGCGCATTGACAGCTTTGTCAAAAGGCAGATTGAGGACATGGATGATCACAG GCCTTTTTTTACCTACTGGATAACATTTGTCCATTTGCTCATCACCATTCTGGCGGTCGCTATCTACGGCATTGCCCCCGTGGGCTTCTCACAACATGAAACTGTCGACTCC GTGCTGAGGAACAAAGGAGTTTATGAAAATGTTAAGTTCGTACAACAGCAAAACTTCTGGGTGGGTCCAAGCTCG GAGGCGCTGATACACCTGGGAGCCAAGTTTTCCCCTTGCATGCGTCAAGACCAAGAGATCCACAAACTGATCCAGGagaagagagcgagggagagagagtccGGCTGCTGCGTGAGGAACGATCGCTCCGGCTGCCTGCAGACGCTACAGGAGGAGTGTTCG AGTACCCTGGCAGTGTGGGTGAAGTGGCCTCAGCACCCCAGTGCTCCCTATCTGAACGGTACACTACGCCAACATGGTTCAGTCTGCCACCAGGACCCCAG AATTTGTCTGGAGCCAGCCTCCGTTTCACCTCACGAGTggtctgatgacatcaccaggtGGCCA GTTTGTACAAGGTACAACTCTGGGAATCACACAAACCTCCCCCACATAGACTGCACCATCACAGGCCGGCCCTGCTGCATCGGAACCAAAGGACG ATGTGAAATAACTTCACGAGAGTACTGTGACTTCATGCACGGCTACTTCCACGAGGAGGCCACCCTCTGCTCACAG gtGGCCTGCATGGACGACGTGTGTGGTTTGCTGCCTTTCCTCAACCCAGAGATCCCAGACCAGTTCTCCAGACTCTGGCTGTCCCTCTTTCTTCATGCTGG gATACTGCACTGCCtggtgtcagtgtttttccagatGACGGTGCTGAGGGACATAGAGaagctggctggctggctgagaATCTCCATCATTTACATGCTAAGCGGCATCACAGGCAACTTGGCCTCATCCATTTTCCTGCCCTACAGAGCAGAG GTGGGTCCTGCAGGCAGCCAGTTCGGCATCCTGGCCTGTCTCTTTGTGGAGCTGTTTCAGAGCTGGCAGATCCTCGAGCGGCCGTGGCGGGCCTTTGCCAAGCTGCTTGCCAtctcagtcttcttcttctcctttggTTTGCTTCCCTGGATCGACAACTTTGCCCACGTCTGTGGTTTCGTGTCGGGATTCTTCCTGTCCTTCGCCTTCCTGCCATACATCAG cttCGGCCGTTCTGACATGTACCGAAAGCGGGTCCAGATTTGCGTCTTCCTCCTGATCTTCTTGGGTCTTCTGTCCGCTCTGGCTGTCCTCTTCTACGTCTACCCTGTGAAGTGTGACTGGTGCGAGTACCTCACCTGCATCCCCATCACAGACAAGTTCTGCGAGAAATACGACCTGAATGCACACCTCCTCTGA
- the rhbdf1b gene encoding inactive rhomboid protein 1 isoform X2, translating into MDKPGSRSSSLQRKKPPWLKLDIPTIQLTPDDTPTLTQPVKRLRSVSMPGENPQACIAALETSNNYLRPPLERLPSFTQSIKSEKRVRFERVNTVPPKGQRGPRRVSAVRRRSCIPKILARRRSSIPKQIIRGTADWFGVSKDSDSTQRWRRKSLQHCSHLYGGLKAQIVDPLARGRAFRMVEDADGFSVPQTPITPGTASLCSFSSSRSALNRLPRRRKRESVAVMSFKAAAALMKGRTLGDSTAGRCRRRSFMPPGFFEDDTVDFPDDLDTSFFTRDGLQDELSSYADEVFETPSEAALKQLDESELTGSALDKNELERSHLMLPLERGWRKAKDASLVQPKVRLRQEVVSVNSHQQRGQRIVVPVKKLFAREKRPYGLGMVGRLTNRTYRKRIDSFVKRQIEDMDDHRPFFTYWITFVHLLITILAVAIYGIAPVGFSQHETVDSVLRNKGVYENVKFVQQQNFWVGPSSEALIHLGAKFSPCMRQDQEIHKLIQEKRARERESGCCVRNDRSGCLQTLQEECSSTLAVWVKWPQHPSAPYLNGTLRQHGSVCHQDPRICLEPASVSPHEWSDDITRWPVCTRYNSGNHTNLPHIDCTITGRPCCIGTKGRCEITSREYCDFMHGYFHEEATLCSQVACMDDVCGLLPFLNPEIPDQFSRLWLSLFLHAGILHCLVSVFFQMTVLRDIEKLAGWLRISIIYMLSGITGNLASSIFLPYRAEVGPAGSQFGILACLFVELFQSWQILERPWRAFAKLLAISVFFFSFGLLPWIDNFAHVCGFVSGFFLSFAFLPYISFGRSDMYRKRVQICVFLLIFLGLLSALAVLFYVYPVKCDWCEYLTCIPITDKFCEKYDLNAHLL; encoded by the exons ATGGATAAGCCgggcagcaggagcagcagcctgcagaggaaaaagcCGCCATGGCTCAAACTGGACATCCCGACCATCCAGCTGACGCCGGACGACACGCCCACGCTCACCCAG cCGGTGAAGCGCCTGCGCAGTGTCAGCATGCCGGGGGAAAACCCTCAGGCCTGCATTGCTGCCTTGGAAACTTCCAACAACTACCTCAGACCTCCTCTGGAGAGACTGCCCTCCTTCACACAGTCCATCAagag TGAGAAAAGGGTGCGCTTTGAGCGGGTCAACACGGTTCCCCCAAAGGGCCAGAGGGGCCCCAGGAGGGTGTCGGCTGTTCGAAGGCGGTCCTGCATCCCCAAAATATTGGCACGACGGCGCTCATCTATACCCAAACAGATCATCAG GGGTACGGCTGACTGGTTCGGGGTCAGCAAAGACAGCGACAGCACCCagcgatggaggaggaagagcctgcagcactgcagccatCTGTACGGGGGTCTCAAGGCGCAG atcGTAGACCCCCTGGCCCGGGGTCGTGCCTTCCGCATGGTGGAAGACGCAGACGGCTTCAGTGTCCCGCAAACTCCCATCACGCCCGGCAccgcctccctctgctccttttCCAGCTCCCGCTCCGCCCTAAACCGGCTGCCACGAAGGCGCAAACGGGAGTCTGTCGCAGTCATGAgtttcaaagctgcagcagcgctAATGaag gGCCGAACGTTAGGCGACAGCACCGCCGGGCGATGTCGCAGGCGGAGCTTCATGCCTCCTGGTTTCTTTGAAGACGACACTGTGGACTTCCCTGACGATCTGGACACTTCCTTCTTCACCAGA GACGGCCTGCAGGACGAGTTGTCCAGCTATGCCGACGAGGTTTTTGAGACACCGTCAGAGGCAGCCCTCAAACAGCTGGACGAGAGCGAGCTCACAGGAAGTGCGCTGGACAAGAATGAACTGGAGAGGAGTCACCTCATGCT GCCTTTAGAGCGAGGGTGGAGGAAGGCAAAAGATGCCTCTCTGGTCCAACCCAAGGTGCGCCTGAGGCAGGAAGTGGTGAGTGTCAACAGCCATCAGCAGCGGGGACAAAGGATCGTGGTTCCCGTCAAGAAGCTGTTTGCCAGAGAGAAGAGGCCCTACGGGCTCGGCATGGTCGGCCGCCTCACAAACCGGACATACCGCAAGCGCATTGACAGCTTTGTCAAAAGGCAGATTGAGGACATGGATGATCACAG GCCTTTTTTTACCTACTGGATAACATTTGTCCATTTGCTCATCACCATTCTGGCGGTCGCTATCTACGGCATTGCCCCCGTGGGCTTCTCACAACATGAAACTGTCGACTCC GTGCTGAGGAACAAAGGAGTTTATGAAAATGTTAAGTTCGTACAACAGCAAAACTTCTGGGTGGGTCCAAGCTCG GAGGCGCTGATACACCTGGGAGCCAAGTTTTCCCCTTGCATGCGTCAAGACCAAGAGATCCACAAACTGATCCAGGagaagagagcgagggagagagagtccGGCTGCTGCGTGAGGAACGATCGCTCCGGCTGCCTGCAGACGCTACAGGAGGAGTGTTCG AGTACCCTGGCAGTGTGGGTGAAGTGGCCTCAGCACCCCAGTGCTCCCTATCTGAACGGTACACTACGCCAACATGGTTCAGTCTGCCACCAGGACCCCAG AATTTGTCTGGAGCCAGCCTCCGTTTCACCTCACGAGTggtctgatgacatcaccaggtGGCCA GTTTGTACAAGGTACAACTCTGGGAATCACACAAACCTCCCCCACATAGACTGCACCATCACAGGCCGGCCCTGCTGCATCGGAACCAAAGGACG ATGTGAAATAACTTCACGAGAGTACTGTGACTTCATGCACGGCTACTTCCACGAGGAGGCCACCCTCTGCTCACAG gtGGCCTGCATGGACGACGTGTGTGGTTTGCTGCCTTTCCTCAACCCAGAGATCCCAGACCAGTTCTCCAGACTCTGGCTGTCCCTCTTTCTTCATGCTGG gATACTGCACTGCCtggtgtcagtgtttttccagatGACGGTGCTGAGGGACATAGAGaagctggctggctggctgagaATCTCCATCATTTACATGCTAAGCGGCATCACAGGCAACTTGGCCTCATCCATTTTCCTGCCCTACAGAGCAGAG GTGGGTCCTGCAGGCAGCCAGTTCGGCATCCTGGCCTGTCTCTTTGTGGAGCTGTTTCAGAGCTGGCAGATCCTCGAGCGGCCGTGGCGGGCCTTTGCCAAGCTGCTTGCCAtctcagtcttcttcttctcctttggTTTGCTTCCCTGGATCGACAACTTTGCCCACGTCTGTGGTTTCGTGTCGGGATTCTTCCTGTCCTTCGCCTTCCTGCCATACATCAG cttCGGCCGTTCTGACATGTACCGAAAGCGGGTCCAGATTTGCGTCTTCCTCCTGATCTTCTTGGGTCTTCTGTCCGCTCTGGCTGTCCTCTTCTACGTCTACCCTGTGAAGTGTGACTGGTGCGAGTACCTCACCTGCATCCCCATCACAGACAAGTTCTGCGAGAAATACGACCTGAATGCACACCTCCTCTGA
- the rhbdf1b gene encoding inactive rhomboid protein 1 isoform X4: MTQTLNPSWSSLDRGTADWFGVSKDSDSTQRWRRKSLQHCSHLYGGLKAQVMREMELHSQDNLSLASTETPPPLYLPPHHPSHHHYGMQRIVDPLARGRAFRMVEDADGFSVPQTPITPGTASLCSFSSSRSALNRLPRRRKRESVAVMSFKAAAALMKGRTLGDSTAGRCRRRSFMPPGFFEDDTVDFPDDLDTSFFTRDGLQDELSSYADEVFETPSEAALKQLDESELTGSALDKNELERSHLMLPLERGWRKAKDASLVQPKVRLRQEVVSVNSHQQRGQRIVVPVKKLFAREKRPYGLGMVGRLTNRTYRKRIDSFVKRQIEDMDDHRPFFTYWITFVHLLITILAVAIYGIAPVGFSQHETVDSVLRNKGVYENVKFVQQQNFWVGPSSEALIHLGAKFSPCMRQDQEIHKLIQEKRARERESGCCVRNDRSGCLQTLQEECSSTLAVWVKWPQHPSAPYLNGTLRQHGSVCHQDPRICLEPASVSPHEWSDDITRWPVCTRYNSGNHTNLPHIDCTITGRPCCIGTKGRCEITSREYCDFMHGYFHEEATLCSQVACMDDVCGLLPFLNPEIPDQFSRLWLSLFLHAGILHCLVSVFFQMTVLRDIEKLAGWLRISIIYMLSGITGNLASSIFLPYRAEVGPAGSQFGILACLFVELFQSWQILERPWRAFAKLLAISVFFFSFGLLPWIDNFAHVCGFVSGFFLSFAFLPYISFGRSDMYRKRVQICVFLLIFLGLLSALAVLFYVYPVKCDWCEYLTCIPITDKFCEKYDLNAHLL, encoded by the exons ATGACCCAGACCCTGAACCCCTCCTGGAGCTCTCTGGACAG GGGTACGGCTGACTGGTTCGGGGTCAGCAAAGACAGCGACAGCACCCagcgatggaggaggaagagcctgcagcactgcagccatCTGTACGGGGGTCTCAAGGCGCAGGTGATGCGGGAGATGGAGCTTCACAGCCAGGACAACCTCTCCCTGGCCAGCACTGAGACCCCTCCACCCCTATACCTCCCACCCCACCACCCCAGTCACCACCACTATGGCATGCAGCGG atcGTAGACCCCCTGGCCCGGGGTCGTGCCTTCCGCATGGTGGAAGACGCAGACGGCTTCAGTGTCCCGCAAACTCCCATCACGCCCGGCAccgcctccctctgctccttttCCAGCTCCCGCTCCGCCCTAAACCGGCTGCCACGAAGGCGCAAACGGGAGTCTGTCGCAGTCATGAgtttcaaagctgcagcagcgctAATGaag gGCCGAACGTTAGGCGACAGCACCGCCGGGCGATGTCGCAGGCGGAGCTTCATGCCTCCTGGTTTCTTTGAAGACGACACTGTGGACTTCCCTGACGATCTGGACACTTCCTTCTTCACCAGA GACGGCCTGCAGGACGAGTTGTCCAGCTATGCCGACGAGGTTTTTGAGACACCGTCAGAGGCAGCCCTCAAACAGCTGGACGAGAGCGAGCTCACAGGAAGTGCGCTGGACAAGAATGAACTGGAGAGGAGTCACCTCATGCT GCCTTTAGAGCGAGGGTGGAGGAAGGCAAAAGATGCCTCTCTGGTCCAACCCAAGGTGCGCCTGAGGCAGGAAGTGGTGAGTGTCAACAGCCATCAGCAGCGGGGACAAAGGATCGTGGTTCCCGTCAAGAAGCTGTTTGCCAGAGAGAAGAGGCCCTACGGGCTCGGCATGGTCGGCCGCCTCACAAACCGGACATACCGCAAGCGCATTGACAGCTTTGTCAAAAGGCAGATTGAGGACATGGATGATCACAG GCCTTTTTTTACCTACTGGATAACATTTGTCCATTTGCTCATCACCATTCTGGCGGTCGCTATCTACGGCATTGCCCCCGTGGGCTTCTCACAACATGAAACTGTCGACTCC GTGCTGAGGAACAAAGGAGTTTATGAAAATGTTAAGTTCGTACAACAGCAAAACTTCTGGGTGGGTCCAAGCTCG GAGGCGCTGATACACCTGGGAGCCAAGTTTTCCCCTTGCATGCGTCAAGACCAAGAGATCCACAAACTGATCCAGGagaagagagcgagggagagagagtccGGCTGCTGCGTGAGGAACGATCGCTCCGGCTGCCTGCAGACGCTACAGGAGGAGTGTTCG AGTACCCTGGCAGTGTGGGTGAAGTGGCCTCAGCACCCCAGTGCTCCCTATCTGAACGGTACACTACGCCAACATGGTTCAGTCTGCCACCAGGACCCCAG AATTTGTCTGGAGCCAGCCTCCGTTTCACCTCACGAGTggtctgatgacatcaccaggtGGCCA GTTTGTACAAGGTACAACTCTGGGAATCACACAAACCTCCCCCACATAGACTGCACCATCACAGGCCGGCCCTGCTGCATCGGAACCAAAGGACG ATGTGAAATAACTTCACGAGAGTACTGTGACTTCATGCACGGCTACTTCCACGAGGAGGCCACCCTCTGCTCACAG gtGGCCTGCATGGACGACGTGTGTGGTTTGCTGCCTTTCCTCAACCCAGAGATCCCAGACCAGTTCTCCAGACTCTGGCTGTCCCTCTTTCTTCATGCTGG gATACTGCACTGCCtggtgtcagtgtttttccagatGACGGTGCTGAGGGACATAGAGaagctggctggctggctgagaATCTCCATCATTTACATGCTAAGCGGCATCACAGGCAACTTGGCCTCATCCATTTTCCTGCCCTACAGAGCAGAG GTGGGTCCTGCAGGCAGCCAGTTCGGCATCCTGGCCTGTCTCTTTGTGGAGCTGTTTCAGAGCTGGCAGATCCTCGAGCGGCCGTGGCGGGCCTTTGCCAAGCTGCTTGCCAtctcagtcttcttcttctcctttggTTTGCTTCCCTGGATCGACAACTTTGCCCACGTCTGTGGTTTCGTGTCGGGATTCTTCCTGTCCTTCGCCTTCCTGCCATACATCAG cttCGGCCGTTCTGACATGTACCGAAAGCGGGTCCAGATTTGCGTCTTCCTCCTGATCTTCTTGGGTCTTCTGTCCGCTCTGGCTGTCCTCTTCTACGTCTACCCTGTGAAGTGTGACTGGTGCGAGTACCTCACCTGCATCCCCATCACAGACAAGTTCTGCGAGAAATACGACCTGAATGCACACCTCCTCTGA